The following coding sequences are from one Alosa alosa isolate M-15738 ecotype Scorff River chromosome 3, AALO_Geno_1.1, whole genome shotgun sequence window:
- the LOC125291806 gene encoding interferon-induced GTP-binding protein Mx-like isoform X1 has translation MSKKNSTPLEEINHLSQHYEEKVRPCIDLVDSLRSLGVEQDLALPAIAVIGDQSSGKSSVLEALSGVALPRGTGIVTRCPLVLKLKRVKNGTQWYGMLSYQNHIKVELKNPAEVEDAVTKAQNALAGEGKDISHEMINLEIHSTSVPDLTLIDLPGIARVATGNQSQDIEEQIKRLIETFIKKQETINLVVVPANVDIATTEALKMAKTVDPHGQRTLGILTKPDLVDKGAEEIVVNTLNNLVIPLKKGYMVVKCRGQKDINDKMSLTKALDREKKFFENHTHLRACLDEGKATIPHLSERLTNELVSHIKRSLPQLEKQIKEKLEKASTDLRRLGDGVPQDETERANFLIEKINSFNQVLTDMVRAEEYVGDSQTRVFTNIRILFSKWKTELDNKAIQLEEYLRDEVEDSNTHRGKELPGFVNYRTFETIVRRHVEDLEEPAMNLLRATTETITTAVNQTTSTFFEAYPSLMRAAKDPLEDLREQEFERAEERLKSQFKMERIVYSQDGLYSRQLEAVKARPESTKLLGFSKTVSADIREMAQHLSAYYMITSDRLANQVPLIVMYHMLEQYIVNVKAAMSGMIRHKDADSFVQEKGDIARKRKYLSERIERLKKARQVLAKSVPDI, from the exons ATGTCTAAGAAGAATTCTACCCCACTTGAAGAAATCAACCATCTTTCCCAGCATTATGAAGAAAAAGTGCGACCCTGCATTGACTTGGTGGACTCCCTAAGGTCCTTGGGAGTTGAGCAGGACCTGGCTCTACCTGCCATCGCGGTCATAGGGGACCAGAGCTCAGGAAAGAGCTCTGTGCTTGAAGCTCTCTCAGGAGTAGCATTGCCGAGGGGCACTG GCATTGTTACACGCTGCCCCTTGGTACTGAAGCTGAAGAGAGTCAAAAATGGCACTCAGTGGTATGGAATGCTTTCATACCAGAACCATATCAAAGTGGAGCTGAAAAACCCGGCTGAAGTGGAGGACGCTGTTACCAAAG CTCAGAATGCTCTTGCTGGAGAAGGAAAAGACATAAGTCATGAGATGATTAACCTGGAGATCCATTCCACCAGTGTACCTGATCTGACTCTTATTGATCTGCCCGGCATTGCTAGAGTTGCCACAGGCAACCAGTCCCAAGACATTGAAGAACAG ATTAAGAGACTGATAGAAACATTCATTAAAAAGCAAGAGACGATAAATTTGGTTGTGGTACCTGCAAATGTTGACATCGCCACCACAGAGGCCCTGAAGATGGCTAAAACAGTGGATCCTCATGGGCAAAGGACTCTAG GCATCCTGACAAAACCTGACTTAGTGGACAAAGGGGCagaggagattgttgtcaataCTCTCAACAATCTGGTCATCCCACTCAAGAAAGGCTACATGGTGGTGAAGTGTCGAGGCCAGAAAGATATCAATGATAAAATGTCTCTGACCAAAGCATTAGACAGGGAGAAGAAGTTCTTTGAAAACCACACCCACCTCCG CGCTTGTCTGGATGAAGGGAAAGCCACTATTCCTCACTTATCAGAAAGACTAACCAATGAACTGGTGTCTCACATCAAA AGATCCCTCCCGCAGTTGGAGAAACAGATTAAAGAAAAACTGGAGAAGGCTTCTACAGACCTGAGAAGGCTGGGAGATGGAGTCCCTCAAGATGAAACTGAAAGGGCCAACTTCCTCATTGAG AAAATTAACAGCTTCAACCAGGTTCTCACAGACATGGTCAGGGCAGAGGAGTATGTTGGAGACTCCCAGACAAGAGTTTTTACAAACATTCGGATATTATTCAGTAAATGGAAGACAGAACTCGACAATAAAGCCATCCAAT TAGAGGAGTATTTACGTGATGAGGTAGAGGATAGCAACACtcacagaggcaaagagctgccTGGCTTTGTAAACTACAGGACATTTGAAACCATTGTCAGAAGACATGTGGAAGACTTAGAAGAACCGGCGATGAATCTCCTACGAGCTACCACAG AGACCATCACCACTGCTGTGAACCAAACCACCAGCACCTTTTTTGAAGCTTATCCCAGTCTGATGAGGGCTGCTAAGGATCCACTGGAGGACCTTAGAGAACAGGAGTTCGAAAGGGCCGAGGAGAGACTGAAGTCACAGTTTAAGATGGAGAGAATAGTTTATTCCCAAGATGGTCTCTACAGCCGCCAGTTAGAAGCTGTCAAAGCGAGACCTGAATCTACTAAGCTCTTAGGCTTCTCAAAGACAGTCAGTGCAGACATTCGCGAGATGGCTCAACATCTAAGCGCCTACTACATG ATCACCTCCGATAGACTGGCCAATCAAGTGCCCCTGATTGTGATGTACCACATGTTGGAGCAGTACATTGTTAATGTGAAGGCAGCCATGTCAGGCATGATAAGACACAAAGATGCAGACAGTTTTGTCCAGGAGAAAGGAGACATCGCCCGGAAGAGGAAGTATCTTTCAGAGCGAATTGAGAGATTGAAGAAGGCCCGTCAAGTTCTGGCCAAGTCTGTGCCAGATATATAG
- the LOC125291806 gene encoding interferon-induced GTP-binding protein Mx-like isoform X2: MSKKNSTPLEEINHLSQHYEEKVRPCIDLVDSLRSLGVEQDLALPAIAVIGDQSSGKSSVLEALSGVALPRGTGIVTRCPLVLKLKRVKNGTQWYGMLSYQNHIKVELKNPAEVEDAVTKAQNALAGEGKDISHEMINLEIHSTSVPDLTLIDLPGIARVATGNQSQDIEEQIKRLIETFIKKQETINLVVVPANVDIATTEALKMAKTVDPHGQRTLGILTKPDLVDKGAEEIVVNTLNNLVIPLKKGYMVVKCRGQKDINDKMSLTKALDREKKFFENHTHLRACLDEGKATIPHLSERLTNELVSHIKRSLPQLEKQIKEKLEKASTDLRRLGDGVPQDETERANFLIEKINSFNQVLTDMVRAEEYVGDSQTRVFTNIRILFSKWKTELDNKAIQLEEYLRDEVEDSNTHRGKELPGFVNYRTFETIVRRHVEDLEEPAMNLLRATTVTSNHHFSACVSCTNSAIIISKALCCEDCCPENAECIVEYSNVCHFHMEEVPSLQKSSLTSGLHQPSMAKSVCPDGTTYDGYYRQDPRHGPLRPVATFASEMKTVSQAFVILVGKALEE; the protein is encoded by the exons ATGTCTAAGAAGAATTCTACCCCACTTGAAGAAATCAACCATCTTTCCCAGCATTATGAAGAAAAAGTGCGACCCTGCATTGACTTGGTGGACTCCCTAAGGTCCTTGGGAGTTGAGCAGGACCTGGCTCTACCTGCCATCGCGGTCATAGGGGACCAGAGCTCAGGAAAGAGCTCTGTGCTTGAAGCTCTCTCAGGAGTAGCATTGCCGAGGGGCACTG GCATTGTTACACGCTGCCCCTTGGTACTGAAGCTGAAGAGAGTCAAAAATGGCACTCAGTGGTATGGAATGCTTTCATACCAGAACCATATCAAAGTGGAGCTGAAAAACCCGGCTGAAGTGGAGGACGCTGTTACCAAAG CTCAGAATGCTCTTGCTGGAGAAGGAAAAGACATAAGTCATGAGATGATTAACCTGGAGATCCATTCCACCAGTGTACCTGATCTGACTCTTATTGATCTGCCCGGCATTGCTAGAGTTGCCACAGGCAACCAGTCCCAAGACATTGAAGAACAG ATTAAGAGACTGATAGAAACATTCATTAAAAAGCAAGAGACGATAAATTTGGTTGTGGTACCTGCAAATGTTGACATCGCCACCACAGAGGCCCTGAAGATGGCTAAAACAGTGGATCCTCATGGGCAAAGGACTCTAG GCATCCTGACAAAACCTGACTTAGTGGACAAAGGGGCagaggagattgttgtcaataCTCTCAACAATCTGGTCATCCCACTCAAGAAAGGCTACATGGTGGTGAAGTGTCGAGGCCAGAAAGATATCAATGATAAAATGTCTCTGACCAAAGCATTAGACAGGGAGAAGAAGTTCTTTGAAAACCACACCCACCTCCG CGCTTGTCTGGATGAAGGGAAAGCCACTATTCCTCACTTATCAGAAAGACTAACCAATGAACTGGTGTCTCACATCAAA AGATCCCTCCCGCAGTTGGAGAAACAGATTAAAGAAAAACTGGAGAAGGCTTCTACAGACCTGAGAAGGCTGGGAGATGGAGTCCCTCAAGATGAAACTGAAAGGGCCAACTTCCTCATTGAG AAAATTAACAGCTTCAACCAGGTTCTCACAGACATGGTCAGGGCAGAGGAGTATGTTGGAGACTCCCAGACAAGAGTTTTTACAAACATTCGGATATTATTCAGTAAATGGAAGACAGAACTCGACAATAAAGCCATCCAAT TAGAGGAGTATTTACGTGATGAGGTAGAGGATAGCAACACtcacagaggcaaagagctgccTGGCTTTGTAAACTACAGGACATTTGAAACCATTGTCAGAAGACATGTGGAAGACTTAGAAGAACCGGCGATGAATCTCCTACGAGCTACCACAG TGACTTCAAACCATCACTTTTCTGCTTGTGTGAGCTGTACAAACTCTGCCATCATCATATCCAAG GCATTGTGTTGTGAGGACTGCTGCCCTGAGAACGCGGAGTGCATTGTCGAATATTCAaatgtgtgccacttccataTGGAAGAAGTTCCCAGCCTGCAAAAGAGTTCACTCaccag TGGGCTCCACCAACCGTCCATGGCAAAGTCGGTCTGTCCTGATGGCACTACCTATGATGGCTATTACCGACAGGACCCCCGTCATGGCCCCCTCAGACCTGTGGCCACCTTTGCCTCGGAGATGAAGACAGTGTCTCAGGCATTTGTGATTTTGGTCGGAAAAGCCCTGGAAGAGTAG
- the LOC125291806 gene encoding interferon-induced GTP-binding protein Mx-like isoform X3 translates to MSKKNSTPLEEINHLSQHYEEKVRPCIDLVDSLRSLGVEQDLALPAIAVIGDQSSGKSSVLEALSGVALPRGTGIVTRCPLVLKLKRVKNGTQWYGMLSYQNHIKVELKNPAEVEDAVTKAQNALAGEGKDISHEMINLEIHSTSVPDLTLIDLPGIARVATGNQSQDIEEQIKRLIETFIKKQETINLVVVPANVDIATTEALKMAKTVDPHGQRTLGILTKPDLVDKGAEEIVVNTLNNLVIPLKKGYMVVKCRGQKDINDKMSLTKALDREKKFFENHTHLRACLDEGKATIPHLSERLTNELVSHIKRSLPQLEKQIKEKLEKASTDLRRLGDGVPQDETERANFLIEKINSFNQVLTDMVRAEEYVGDSQTRVFTNIRILFSKWKTELDNKAIQLEEYLRDEVEDSNTHRGKELPGFVNYRTFETIVRRHVEDLEEPAMNLLRATTGIVL, encoded by the exons ATGTCTAAGAAGAATTCTACCCCACTTGAAGAAATCAACCATCTTTCCCAGCATTATGAAGAAAAAGTGCGACCCTGCATTGACTTGGTGGACTCCCTAAGGTCCTTGGGAGTTGAGCAGGACCTGGCTCTACCTGCCATCGCGGTCATAGGGGACCAGAGCTCAGGAAAGAGCTCTGTGCTTGAAGCTCTCTCAGGAGTAGCATTGCCGAGGGGCACTG GCATTGTTACACGCTGCCCCTTGGTACTGAAGCTGAAGAGAGTCAAAAATGGCACTCAGTGGTATGGAATGCTTTCATACCAGAACCATATCAAAGTGGAGCTGAAAAACCCGGCTGAAGTGGAGGACGCTGTTACCAAAG CTCAGAATGCTCTTGCTGGAGAAGGAAAAGACATAAGTCATGAGATGATTAACCTGGAGATCCATTCCACCAGTGTACCTGATCTGACTCTTATTGATCTGCCCGGCATTGCTAGAGTTGCCACAGGCAACCAGTCCCAAGACATTGAAGAACAG ATTAAGAGACTGATAGAAACATTCATTAAAAAGCAAGAGACGATAAATTTGGTTGTGGTACCTGCAAATGTTGACATCGCCACCACAGAGGCCCTGAAGATGGCTAAAACAGTGGATCCTCATGGGCAAAGGACTCTAG GCATCCTGACAAAACCTGACTTAGTGGACAAAGGGGCagaggagattgttgtcaataCTCTCAACAATCTGGTCATCCCACTCAAGAAAGGCTACATGGTGGTGAAGTGTCGAGGCCAGAAAGATATCAATGATAAAATGTCTCTGACCAAAGCATTAGACAGGGAGAAGAAGTTCTTTGAAAACCACACCCACCTCCG CGCTTGTCTGGATGAAGGGAAAGCCACTATTCCTCACTTATCAGAAAGACTAACCAATGAACTGGTGTCTCACATCAAA AGATCCCTCCCGCAGTTGGAGAAACAGATTAAAGAAAAACTGGAGAAGGCTTCTACAGACCTGAGAAGGCTGGGAGATGGAGTCCCTCAAGATGAAACTGAAAGGGCCAACTTCCTCATTGAG AAAATTAACAGCTTCAACCAGGTTCTCACAGACATGGTCAGGGCAGAGGAGTATGTTGGAGACTCCCAGACAAGAGTTTTTACAAACATTCGGATATTATTCAGTAAATGGAAGACAGAACTCGACAATAAAGCCATCCAAT TAGAGGAGTATTTACGTGATGAGGTAGAGGATAGCAACACtcacagaggcaaagagctgccTGGCTTTGTAAACTACAGGACATTTGAAACCATTGTCAGAAGACATGTGGAAGACTTAGAAGAACCGGCGATGAATCTCCTACGAGCTACCACAG GCATTGTGTTGTGA